From Haliotis asinina isolate JCU_RB_2024 chromosome 8, JCU_Hal_asi_v2, whole genome shotgun sequence, a single genomic window includes:
- the LOC137294794 gene encoding uncharacterized protein, with translation MQEKSRESSFPHPRIVHSVLSTCVCYGFSLMQDAESPNVPFTLLCTRFKKALKMMVYDNACNLHAYCMNRDPGFFKNTWSLVDRFHWPNHNGCHDGYHACHKRRLSLS, from the exons ATGCAGGAAAAGTCCAGGGAGTCATCCTTCCCTCACCCCAGGATTGTTCACTCTGTCCTGTCAACATG TGTTTGCTATGGGTTCAGCCTGATGCAGGATGCGGAGTCCCCAAATGTTCCCTTTACACTTCTCTGTACACGGTTCAAGAAAG CTCTCAAAATGATGGTCTATGACAATGCATGTAACCTGCATGCATACTGCATGAACCGAGATCCGGGGTTTTTCAAAAACACCTGGTCTCTGGTGGACAGATTCCACTGGCCAAATCACAATG GTTGTCATGATGGataccatgcttgccataaaaggcgactcagcttgtcgtaa